The sequence GATTTTAGGTATTGAATCTTCCTGCGATGAAACTGCCGTTTCTTTAGTTGAAAACGGAAGAAAAATTATTTCAAATGTCGTGTCCTCTCAGGAAAAAATCCATGCGCAGTATTTCGGCGTAGTCCCGGAGCTTGCAAGCAGGGCTCACCTGGAAAATATTAATTATGTTTTTGAAAAAGCCCTTGGTAACGCAAAAATCGGCATTAAACCGAAAGATTTAGAAAGTGTTGAAGCTGTCAGCGTTACGGCAGGGCCGGGCCTCATGGGCTCGCTTTTACTTGGCTGGACTTTTGCTCGGACATTATCTTTCATTTATAATAAACCGCTGGTTCCTGTAAATCATCTTGAAGGGCATGTATTCAGTTCTATGCTTGAGTATCCTGAACTCAAACCGCCTTTTCTTGCGCTAGTTGTTTCCGGCGGCCATACGGAATTGGTAATTGTAAAAGATTTTGGGAAATATAAAGTGCTGGGAAGAACCAGGGATGATGCGGCAGGCGAAGCTTTTGATAAAGTAGCCAAACTGCTCAATTTAACTTACCCGGGAGGGCCTGTAATAGAAAACCGGGCAAAAGACGGGAACCCTGAAGCTGTTAAATTTACCAGGCCTTATATGTGGGCGAATTGGGATTTTAGTTTCAGCGGGATAAAGACAGCTGTTGTTTATCATGTTAGGGACAATACAAAAAAAACAGGTTTTACAGCCGAACAAATAAATGATATCTGCGCTTCTTTTCAATCAGCTGTTGTTGACACGCTGGTTGACAAAACGATAGCGGCTGCAAAAAAGTTTAATTTAAACAAAATAGTTGCCTGCGGAGGGGTCGCCGCAAACGGTTTTTTGAGGGAGAGTTTCATAAAAAAAGGCGCCGAATCAAAAATGAATA is a genomic window of Elusimicrobiota bacterium containing:
- the tsaD gene encoding tRNA (adenosine(37)-N6)-threonylcarbamoyltransferase complex transferase subunit TsaD, translated to MLILGIESSCDETAVSLVENGRKIISNVVSSQEKIHAQYFGVVPELASRAHLENINYVFEKALGNAKIGIKPKDLESVEAVSVTAGPGLMGSLLLGWTFARTLSFIYNKPLVPVNHLEGHVFSSMLEYPELKPPFLALVVSGGHTELVIVKDFGKYKVLGRTRDDAAGEAFDKVAKLLNLTYPGGPVIENRAKDGNPEAVKFTRPYMWANWDFSFSGIKTAVVYHVRDNTKKTGFTAEQINDICASFQSAVVDTLVDKTIAAAKKFNLNKIVACGGVAANGFLRESFIKKGAESKMNIFIPARNLCTDNAAMIASVGYYKYKSKKSKYNINNFPEPNLEIKDWK